The following are encoded in a window of Astyanax mexicanus isolate ESR-SI-001 chromosome 6, AstMex3_surface, whole genome shotgun sequence genomic DNA:
- the LOC111193383 gene encoding cytochrome c oxidase subunit 6B1, whose amino-acid sequence MADVIEEKIKNYRTAPFDARFPNTNQTRNCYQNYLDFHRCTKALSAKGQDTAPCQWYQRVYKSLCPIGWVEKWDGQVEDGSFPGKI is encoded by the exons ATGGCCGACGTTATCGAAGAGAAAATCAAGAACTACAGAACAGCTCCATTCGATGCCCGTTTCCCAAACACCAACCAGACAAGAAACTGCTACCAAAACTACCTTG ATTTTCACAGGTGTACTAAGGCTTTGTCAGCCAAAGGTCAGGACACGGCCCCATGTCAGTGGTACCAGAGAGTGTACAAGAGCCTGTGTCCCATTGGCTGG GTGGAGAAGTGGGACGGGCAGGTTGAGGATGGAAGTTTCCCGGGAAAGATCTAA